One genomic segment of Ferrimonas sp. YFM includes these proteins:
- a CDS encoding HlyD family efflux transporter periplasmic adaptor subunit, whose amino-acid sequence MSLFRRQAVEAQGKRLQGEVWLSQPLSLHVLAATLVCLVLLVGIFIAMSDYARKETVKGYLKPDKGMVNVFADGAGSVWRLHVKEGEIIRKGQPLVTISKVRSLASGGELEHSLTEEISQRLVLIRRERDKRNKVMELEENKLHEESKSLELYLNTLQSQRKTLLQRLSLKTKLFARTESLYKEQFISHVEYQSQKEQLLLVRHAVEQAESDIANVRMKQNQTELKLADLPERSQLEQVELDRRRVSLLRQQKEVENRFRYVIRATTSGVVTAIRISNGEFLKSGVALLSILPEGAVLVAELLLPSRSVGFVKNGALTRLRFDAFPYQRFGSVESTVSQVDKAILTSHDVRLPINLGESFYRVRAVLPKQSIDAYGQAIPLRSGMLLEADIILERRSLMQWLLDPIYSLKGRIG is encoded by the coding sequence ATGTCTCTTTTTCGTCGTCAGGCTGTCGAGGCGCAAGGAAAGCGCCTGCAAGGCGAGGTTTGGCTTTCCCAACCTTTGTCACTGCATGTGTTGGCTGCGACTTTGGTTTGCCTTGTCTTGTTGGTGGGGATCTTTATTGCGATGTCAGACTATGCGCGAAAAGAGACGGTGAAAGGCTATCTTAAGCCGGACAAAGGAATGGTCAATGTTTTTGCTGATGGGGCAGGTTCCGTTTGGCGACTGCATGTTAAAGAAGGTGAAATCATTCGTAAGGGCCAGCCCTTGGTGACTATTTCTAAAGTCCGTTCTTTAGCGTCGGGAGGAGAATTGGAGCATTCCTTGACTGAAGAGATTTCACAGCGGCTGGTACTGATTCGGAGAGAAAGGGATAAAAGAAATAAAGTAATGGAGTTAGAGGAAAATAAACTGCATGAAGAATCAAAGTCGCTAGAGCTATACTTAAATACCCTTCAGAGTCAAAGAAAAACTTTGCTCCAAAGGCTGTCACTGAAAACCAAGTTGTTCGCAAGAACTGAATCTTTATATAAAGAGCAGTTTATTTCACACGTTGAATACCAGAGTCAGAAAGAGCAACTGCTACTTGTTCGCCATGCTGTAGAACAGGCTGAGTCCGACATTGCTAATGTAAGAATGAAGCAAAATCAGACTGAGCTGAAGTTAGCAGACCTTCCGGAGCGAAGCCAACTGGAACAGGTAGAGTTGGATAGGCGTCGTGTATCGCTTCTTCGCCAGCAGAAAGAGGTGGAGAATCGATTTCGATACGTAATTCGTGCCACTACTTCTGGAGTAGTTACCGCAATTCGTATTTCCAACGGAGAGTTCTTAAAGTCAGGAGTGGCTTTGCTTAGTATTTTGCCGGAGGGAGCAGTTTTGGTCGCAGAATTGTTGCTCCCGAGCCGCTCAGTAGGATTTGTTAAGAACGGTGCTCTTACAAGGCTCAGGTTTGATGCATTTCCTTACCAACGATTTGGCTCTGTTGAGTCTACCGTTAGTCAAGTAGACAAGGCGATTTTAACCTCCCACGATGTTCGACTACCGATTAATTTAGGAGAATCTTTTTACCGCGTTCGAGCAGTTCTACCTAAACAAAGCATCGATGCCTATGGTCAGGCTATTCCCCTTAGAAGTGGGATGTTACTCGAAGCTGACATTATCTTAGAACGCCGATCGCTGATGCAGTGGCTACTCGATCCCATTTATAGCCTGAAAGGGAGGATCGGCTGA
- a CDS encoding CAP domain-containing protein → MVKECPPEVGAVYPKGQTTKTDGCLGQIGQSIVNWRRGYNWDGIGIGIGWGTDVQAPMNGLLSAVVMASGLNLFDQTMADDGPQEKTTIRYLPCTENLDNLLRQINAVRIKGANCGDLYMKPVDLLKPNPLLEHAAFEHAYNMAAHDFLSHTGHDGSDVGQRVWAYGYRWQLVGENIAAGQPKVGIAIEEWLASPEHCKNLMAAEYKETGFACVANPGTEYRFYWVQVFAAPFE, encoded by the coding sequence GTGGTCAAAGAGTGTCCTCCTGAAGTGGGGGCAGTGTACCCGAAAGGACAGACAACCAAAACTGATGGCTGCCTAGGCCAAATAGGGCAATCCATAGTGAACTGGAGGAGGGGCTACAATTGGGATGGTATTGGTATTGGTATTGGATGGGGGACAGATGTGCAAGCTCCAATGAACGGGTTGCTGAGTGCCGTTGTGATGGCCTCGGGGTTAAATCTCTTTGACCAGACCATGGCTGACGATGGCCCACAGGAAAAGACGACGATTCGTTATCTTCCCTGCACCGAGAATCTCGACAACCTTCTTCGACAAATCAACGCCGTTCGCATCAAAGGAGCCAATTGCGGCGACCTCTACATGAAGCCCGTAGATCTTTTGAAACCAAACCCGCTCTTGGAACATGCCGCCTTTGAACACGCTTACAACATGGCTGCCCACGATTTCTTAAGTCATACCGGCCATGATGGCAGTGATGTGGGCCAGCGAGTGTGGGCTTATGGTTACCGCTGGCAGTTGGTTGGCGAGAATATCGCGGCAGGGCAACCCAAGGTGGGGATAGCTATAGAGGAATGGCTGGCCAGCCCGGAGCATTGTAAAAATCTGATGGCGGCGGAGTACAAAGAAACAGGATTTGCTTGTGTGGCTAATCCGGGGACCGAGTATCGCTTTTACTGGGTGCAGGTATTCGCCGCACCATTCGAATAG
- a CDS encoding RluA family pseudouridine synthase — MTTSFNDTITPSDSGQRLYGFLRARFPYLNQQTWQAFVDESAVCVDGVQAEGDPVLEAGQRLSYRIGDYFESPVDTGWKLLWQCEEIIAVHKPHGLPVSRTTRNIINTLVALVRRESDWPDAHLLHRLDLETGGIVLLGKDKAAASRWQPRLKELMLRKVYHAVVCGLPDWEQQELECRLGTREDSPIRCQMHVCGDDEKGKLSHTKFRVLARGENCALVECELVTGRKHQIRAHLAHLGHPIVGDKIYSNNGDYYLKRLEDAVTDADELALGAPHHLLLAKEVTINNCPGSEQVLTNPHHSEAWRQFCQTKGLPLL; from the coding sequence TTGACCACCAGCTTCAACGACACCATTACCCCCAGCGATTCAGGCCAGCGCCTGTATGGCTTTTTGCGCGCTCGATTCCCCTATCTGAATCAGCAAACCTGGCAAGCCTTCGTCGATGAGAGCGCGGTTTGTGTTGATGGTGTTCAGGCCGAAGGGGACCCCGTGCTTGAAGCGGGGCAACGGCTGAGCTATCGCATCGGTGATTACTTCGAGTCCCCGGTGGACACCGGCTGGAAACTGCTGTGGCAGTGCGAGGAGATCATCGCGGTACACAAGCCCCATGGCCTGCCGGTCAGCCGCACCACCCGCAACATCATCAACACCTTGGTGGCGCTGGTGCGCCGCGAGAGCGACTGGCCCGATGCCCACCTGCTGCATCGGTTGGACTTGGAAACCGGCGGCATCGTATTGCTGGGCAAAGACAAGGCCGCCGCCAGCCGCTGGCAACCCAGGTTGAAGGAGCTGATGCTGCGCAAGGTCTACCACGCGGTTGTGTGTGGCTTGCCTGATTGGGAGCAACAGGAGTTGGAGTGCCGCCTGGGCACCAGAGAGGACAGCCCCATTCGCTGCCAGATGCATGTGTGTGGGGATGACGAGAAGGGCAAACTGAGCCACACCAAATTCCGGGTGCTGGCCAGAGGTGAAAATTGCGCCCTGGTGGAGTGCGAACTTGTGACCGGCCGTAAACACCAGATCCGCGCCCACTTGGCGCACCTGGGCCATCCCATTGTCGGCGATAAGATCTATTCCAATAATGGCGACTACTACCTGAAACGACTGGAAGATGCGGTCACCGACGCCGATGAGCTCGCCCTGGGCGCCCCTCACCACCTGCTGTTGGCCAAAGAGGTAACCATAAACAATTGCCCAGGCAGTGAGCAAGTGCTTACCAACCCTCACCATTCCGAGGCTTGGCGACAGTTCTGCCAGACGAAGGGACTGCCCCTGCTCTAG
- a CDS encoding multiheme c-type cytochrome, with amino-acid sequence MKLELKLLPALLCAALPMLAQASDTQPYAPSYLSVVGDKAPELKDWSDPKRCKGCHPRQWNGWQGSMHSIAFIDPVFQAEWALGDRETDGATKNLCGGCHTAVGTVTQKVEFHPETAKYGGFTTQKMATTGVSCDVCHSVEDTNMRHTSMGEHGNASLALANDGVKRGPLKDAKARGHKAQYNELHTKSEFCANCHNVFNPAHDFALEHTYQEWKESEYAAKGIQCQDCHMVPVEAAIRVADEMKPVSELADHGLGGKAARGGKERALVHDHGFVGGNAVLAPLLGVKNGEAHAMEAIKRLQSAASLNAKVVAEDDKATLQLTVHNRRAGHALPTSLTFIRQIWLEVVVRDDAGHELLRSGTLTDENLLPEGTVVFQDASVDAKGKPEHKPWKVARFAQENTIPAKGNKTVEYGFDLPEGGYSVEAKLHYRSFDQSVADFLLSDKVVVPSVVMTSLSQHFAAE; translated from the coding sequence ATGAAGTTGGAACTCAAACTCTTACCCGCGCTGCTGTGCGCCGCCCTGCCCATGCTGGCCCAGGCCTCAGACACCCAGCCTTACGCCCCTTCCTACCTCAGCGTAGTAGGAGACAAAGCTCCGGAGCTGAAGGATTGGAGTGACCCCAAACGCTGTAAAGGCTGTCACCCCCGTCAGTGGAACGGCTGGCAGGGCTCCATGCACTCCATCGCTTTCATCGATCCTGTGTTCCAGGCGGAGTGGGCCCTGGGCGACCGGGAAACCGACGGCGCCACCAAAAACCTGTGCGGCGGTTGCCACACTGCTGTGGGTACCGTTACCCAGAAGGTGGAGTTTCACCCTGAGACTGCTAAATACGGTGGCTTCACCACTCAGAAGATGGCCACCACCGGGGTCTCCTGTGACGTTTGCCACAGCGTCGAAGACACCAACATGCGCCACACCTCCATGGGAGAGCATGGCAACGCCTCCCTGGCGCTGGCCAATGACGGCGTGAAACGCGGCCCGCTGAAAGATGCCAAGGCCCGGGGCCACAAAGCCCAGTACAACGAGCTGCACACCAAATCGGAGTTCTGCGCCAACTGCCACAACGTGTTTAACCCGGCCCACGACTTCGCCCTGGAGCACACCTACCAGGAGTGGAAAGAGTCTGAATATGCCGCCAAGGGGATTCAGTGTCAGGACTGCCACATGGTGCCGGTGGAGGCCGCCATTCGGGTGGCCGATGAGATGAAACCGGTCTCCGAGCTGGCGGATCATGGTCTGGGCGGCAAGGCTGCCCGCGGCGGTAAAGAGCGCGCCCTGGTGCACGACCACGGTTTTGTCGGCGGCAACGCGGTGCTGGCGCCTCTGCTGGGCGTCAAGAACGGCGAAGCGCACGCCATGGAAGCGATTAAACGTCTGCAGAGCGCCGCCTCTCTGAATGCCAAGGTTGTAGCAGAGGACGACAAAGCCACCTTGCAACTGACGGTGCACAACCGCCGCGCCGGTCATGCCCTGCCAACCAGCCTGACCTTCATCCGCCAGATCTGGCTCGAAGTGGTGGTGCGCGACGACGCCGGCCATGAACTGCTGCGCTCCGGTACCCTGACCGACGAAAACCTGCTGCCGGAGGGTACCGTGGTGTTCCAGGATGCCTCGGTGGATGCGAAGGGGAAACCAGAGCACAAACCCTGGAAGGTGGCCCGCTTCGCCCAGGAGAACACCATCCCTGCCAAGGGGAACAAGACAGTGGAGTACGGCTTTGATCTGCCCGAGGGCGGCTACAGCGTAGAGGCCAAGCTGCATTACCGCTCCTTCGATCAGAGCGTGGCTGACTTCCTGCTCAGCGATAAGGTGGTGGTGCCTTCGGTGGTGATGACCAGCCTCAGCCAGCACTTTGCGGCTGAGTAA
- a CDS encoding DcaP family trimeric outer membrane transporter has product MKKLILAALTLASPLCCATDVDLSGFIKADLKSVHGDIPYAGIWTGADTPAEQDTAKTQFSGQESRIRLALKETRLSAVIEVDFAGSAQGNTVVSNSYSPRLRHAYLTYRDFLAGQTWSTLVNTASFPETTNLGGPLVGEAMVRQAQLRYQGKHWQLALENPKTYGTQSSGQSIDDNNDWMPDLILRRDWRGDWGELSISGLARYLDPDGLAELGVGGSVSASLPLGQDRLQIQQHHGNLGRYVGTSAAKDIAYGELETTSATMLGYQHHWNGTLRSTLFVGKIVTDVEKVDRTHLGINLFASPEPYLDLGLELGHIQVQDEDTEFQRPQRGGSSYLQATALYRF; this is encoded by the coding sequence ATGAAGAAATTGATTCTGGCCGCATTGACGCTGGCCTCCCCCCTCTGCTGCGCCACCGACGTTGATCTCAGCGGCTTCATCAAGGCCGATCTCAAGTCGGTTCATGGCGACATCCCCTACGCCGGCATCTGGACCGGCGCCGACACCCCGGCGGAGCAAGACACCGCCAAGACCCAGTTCAGCGGCCAGGAGAGCCGCATCCGCCTGGCCCTGAAGGAGACCAGACTCAGTGCGGTGATCGAGGTAGACTTCGCCGGATCGGCCCAGGGCAATACCGTGGTCTCCAACTCCTACAGTCCCCGCCTGCGCCACGCCTACCTGACCTACCGCGACTTCCTGGCGGGCCAGACCTGGTCCACCCTGGTCAATACCGCCAGCTTCCCGGAAACCACCAACCTCGGTGGCCCCCTAGTCGGTGAGGCCATGGTGCGTCAGGCCCAACTGCGTTACCAGGGGAAGCACTGGCAACTGGCTCTGGAGAACCCCAAGACCTACGGCACCCAGTCCAGCGGGCAGAGCATCGATGACAACAACGACTGGATGCCGGATCTGATCCTGCGACGGGACTGGCGCGGTGACTGGGGAGAGTTGTCCATAAGTGGTCTAGCCCGCTATCTGGACCCGGATGGACTGGCAGAGCTGGGAGTGGGCGGCTCTGTCTCCGCCAGCCTGCCCCTGGGCCAGGACAGGCTTCAAATACAGCAGCACCACGGCAACCTGGGGCGCTACGTCGGCACCTCCGCCGCCAAGGACATCGCCTACGGTGAGTTGGAGACCACCAGCGCCACCATGCTGGGTTACCAGCACCATTGGAATGGCACCCTGCGCTCCACCCTGTTTGTGGGCAAAATTGTCACCGATGTGGAGAAGGTGGACCGCACCCACCTGGGCATCAACCTGTTCGCCTCCCCCGAGCCCTATCTGGACCTGGGACTGGAGCTGGGCCACATCCAGGTGCAGGACGAGGACACCGAGTTCCAGCGGCCCCAGCGCGGCGGCTCCAGCTACCTGCAGGCCACCGCCCTCTACCGCTTCTAA
- a CDS encoding PAS domain-containing methyl-accepting chemotaxis protein encodes MRNNQPVTQKEKTLSRDCILLSTTDLDGNIKYANETFIEVGEYSFEELHRQPHNIVRHPDMPPAAFKSLWERVRSGQPWMGVVKNRAKSGDHYWVNAYVAPVYENGKIHEYQSVRRKPTDAQVASAERIYSAINQGKTPKELRKDVLGFSGRLMLWAASVSAATAAGAVYSPVAAGVAGGLLGVAGIYGLLAPFRTLVQTATNIIEDPIAQGVYTGRQDEIGKLDLAMHYLVTETGGVVGRMADSAGSISEQSLNLTSTINDTRERADSQSQQTSQAATAMEEMTASFAEVNNNTQTAAEEMGRSHTAAEQGHDRLVTVIEAINKLSEEVGHFSEVVASIERDSRDISGVLDVIRGIAEQTNLLALNAAIEAARAGESGRGFAVVADEVRQLSSRTSESTAQIETIVNKFQESTRRATEAMEAGQTQASRSVELAEEADAAFEQLRASINRITEMSEHNATAMGQQTTVASEISGAIQVISELAEQSLEQTEMAKDRCEQMSRLSTKTHGLSQQFWKQSVQREY; translated from the coding sequence ATGCGCAATAATCAACCGGTTACCCAGAAAGAGAAGACGCTCAGTCGCGATTGCATCCTGCTGTCCACCACGGACCTGGATGGCAACATCAAGTACGCCAATGAGACCTTCATCGAGGTCGGGGAGTACTCCTTCGAGGAGCTGCACCGTCAACCCCATAACATCGTTCGTCATCCGGATATGCCTCCGGCGGCGTTCAAGTCGTTGTGGGAGAGAGTGAGATCGGGTCAGCCCTGGATGGGGGTGGTGAAAAACCGCGCCAAGAGCGGGGATCACTACTGGGTGAACGCCTATGTGGCGCCGGTGTATGAGAACGGCAAGATTCATGAGTACCAGTCGGTGCGCCGCAAACCCACTGACGCGCAGGTGGCTTCGGCGGAGCGCATCTACTCGGCGATCAATCAGGGCAAGACCCCCAAAGAGCTTCGCAAAGATGTGCTGGGTTTCAGTGGCCGTCTGATGCTGTGGGCAGCCTCGGTGAGTGCCGCCACCGCCGCCGGAGCCGTGTACTCCCCTGTGGCCGCCGGCGTTGCCGGTGGTCTGCTGGGTGTGGCAGGCATCTATGGTTTGCTGGCGCCCTTCCGGACCCTGGTGCAGACCGCCACCAACATCATCGAAGATCCCATCGCCCAGGGCGTGTACACAGGTCGTCAGGATGAGATCGGTAAGCTGGATCTGGCGATGCATTACCTGGTCACCGAGACCGGTGGCGTGGTGGGACGCATGGCGGATTCCGCCGGTTCCATCAGCGAGCAGAGCCTGAACCTGACCTCCACCATCAACGACACCCGTGAGCGGGCCGACAGCCAGAGTCAGCAAACCAGCCAGGCGGCCACCGCCATGGAAGAGATGACCGCCAGTTTCGCCGAGGTGAACAACAACACCCAGACCGCCGCCGAAGAGATGGGTCGCAGCCATACTGCCGCCGAGCAGGGTCACGACCGTCTGGTGACGGTGATCGAAGCGATCAACAAGCTCAGCGAAGAGGTGGGCCATTTCTCCGAAGTGGTGGCCTCCATCGAGCGCGACAGCCGAGACATCAGCGGTGTGCTGGACGTCATTCGTGGCATCGCCGAGCAGACCAACCTGTTGGCGCTGAATGCCGCCATCGAAGCGGCCCGTGCCGGCGAGTCCGGTCGCGGCTTTGCCGTGGTGGCCGACGAAGTGCGTCAGCTCTCCAGCCGCACCAGCGAATCCACTGCCCAGATTGAAACCATCGTCAACAAGTTCCAGGAGAGCACCCGCCGTGCCACCGAGGCGATGGAAGCCGGCCAGACCCAGGCCAGCCGCTCCGTGGAGCTGGCCGAGGAAGCGGACGCCGCCTTCGAGCAGCTGCGCGCCTCCATCAACCGCATCACCGAGATGTCCGAGCACAATGCCACCGCCATGGGTCAGCAGACCACGGTGGCCAGTGAAATCAGCGGGGCAATTCAGGTGATCAGCGAACTGGCGGAGCAGAGCCTGGAGCAGACCGAGATGGCCAAGGACCGCTGCGAGCAGATGAGCCGCCTGTCCACCAAGACCCACGGCCTGTCCCAGCAGTTCTGGAAGCAGAGCGTTCAGCGGGAATACTGA
- a CDS encoding PAS domain-containing methyl-accepting chemotaxis protein: MRNNQPVTEREQPVSLDSILLSTTNLDGDVKYANQDFSDICGYTFDELHGEEHNIVRHPDMPPVAFESMWDTIKSGNPWIGVVKNRCKNGDYYWVNAYIAPVYEDGKLHEYQSVRRKPTSEQVQRADRIYKAVNAGKTPKELKPSMLGFGGKLMLWTLAATSLTAVGAIYSPIAAGVAGAAVAALGIHSLLSPLRKLVSTATSIIDDPVARGVYTGRQDEIGKVDLAMHFLVTETGGVVGRMADSAGSISEQSTELTYTINETRDRADQQSQQTSQAATAMEEMTASFAEVNNNTQTAAEEMGRSHQAAEQGHDRLETVIEAINKLSEEVGHFSEVVASIEEDSREISGVLEVIRGIADQTNLLALNAAIEAARAGESGRGFAVVADEVRQLSSRTSESTAQIEEIVSKFQESTRRATEAMQAGQTQASRSVELAEEADAAFEQLRASINRIAEMSEHNATAMGQQTTVASEISQAIQVISELAQESLEQTELAKDRSEQMNRLADKTHGLSQQFWKQSVQREY; this comes from the coding sequence ATGCGCAACAATCAACCGGTTACCGAACGAGAGCAGCCCGTCAGCCTGGACTCGATCCTGCTTTCCACCACCAACCTGGATGGCGACGTCAAATACGCCAACCAGGACTTCAGTGACATCTGTGGCTACACCTTCGATGAACTCCACGGTGAAGAGCACAACATCGTGCGTCACCCGGATATGCCGCCGGTGGCCTTCGAGTCCATGTGGGACACCATCAAGTCCGGTAATCCCTGGATTGGGGTAGTCAAGAACCGCTGTAAGAACGGGGACTACTACTGGGTCAACGCCTACATCGCCCCCGTCTACGAAGACGGCAAGCTGCATGAGTATCAGTCGGTGCGTCGCAAGCCCACCTCTGAACAGGTGCAGCGGGCCGATCGCATCTATAAGGCGGTGAATGCCGGCAAGACCCCCAAAGAGTTGAAACCCAGCATGCTGGGCTTTGGCGGCAAGCTGATGCTGTGGACCCTGGCGGCCACCTCTCTGACCGCCGTGGGGGCCATCTATTCGCCCATTGCGGCCGGTGTGGCCGGTGCGGCTGTGGCCGCCCTGGGGATTCACAGCCTGCTGTCGCCACTGCGTAAACTGGTGAGCACCGCCACCAGCATCATCGACGATCCGGTTGCTCGTGGGGTGTACACCGGCCGTCAGGATGAGATTGGTAAGGTGGACCTGGCGATGCACTTTCTGGTGACCGAGACCGGCGGCGTAGTAGGGCGCATGGCCGACTCTGCCGGTTCCATCAGCGAGCAGAGCACCGAGCTGACCTACACCATCAACGAGACCCGGGACCGGGCAGATCAGCAGAGCCAGCAGACCAGCCAGGCGGCCACCGCCATGGAGGAGATGACTGCCAGCTTTGCCGAGGTCAACAACAACACCCAGACCGCCGCCGAGGAGATGGGCCGCAGCCACCAGGCCGCCGAGCAGGGCCACGACCGTCTGGAGACGGTGATCGAGGCGATCAATAAGCTCAGCGAAGAAGTGGGCCACTTTTCCGAAGTGGTGGCCTCCATCGAAGAGGACAGCCGCGAGATCAGCGGTGTGCTGGAGGTGATCCGGGGCATCGCCGATCAGACCAACCTGCTGGCGCTGAACGCCGCCATCGAAGCGGCCCGTGCCGGTGAGTCCGGTCGCGGCTTTGCGGTGGTGGCCGACGAGGTACGTCAGCTCTCCAGCCGCACCAGCGAGTCCACCGCGCAGATTGAGGAGATCGTCTCCAAGTTCCAGGAGAGCACCCGTCGCGCCACCGAGGCGATGCAAGCGGGCCAGACCCAGGCCAGCCGCTCCGTGGAGCTGGCGGAAGAAGCGGACGCCGCCTTCGAGCAACTGCGCGCCTCCATCAACCGCATCGCCGAGATGTCCGAGCACAATGCCACTGCCATGGGCCAGCAGACCACGGTGGCCAGCGAGATCAGCCAGGCAATTCAGGTGATCAGCGAGCTGGCCCAGGAGAGTCTGGAGCAGACCGAGCTGGCCAAGGATCGCAGCGAACAGATGAACCGGCTGGCGGACAAGACCCACGGCCTGTCTCAGCAGTTCTGGAAACAGAGCGTTCAACGCGAATACTGA
- a CDS encoding dimethylsulfonioproprionate lyase family protein, with the protein MKLKLMALALVSTISASACASEPEKGDWQWEGEYISGAEMKKGGYNEYGTKYPVPGPRTELPWHINAYKELPQKKTARFKAYKKWAEDHGHDTSAIEANPSYTYTYPMGPGAPLDTKNLMAGTFTFQPGAVYAVGQHPSWESYVVIKGEGEFYNYDRVVKATPGTFVLTRPFDVHAIKNTSDEPLEIIWFWWKEDDQAFDSIHIGGLPFMPEECWTDKDAQKHCVTPPVTIKPAIGKDAEAWLYADKK; encoded by the coding sequence ATGAAACTGAAATTAATGGCTTTGGCATTGGTCTCCACCATCTCCGCTTCCGCCTGCGCCAGTGAACCTGAAAAAGGCGATTGGCAGTGGGAAGGCGAATACATCTCCGGTGCCGAAATGAAGAAGGGTGGCTACAACGAGTACGGCACCAAGTATCCGGTTCCCGGTCCTCGCACCGAACTGCCCTGGCACATCAACGCCTACAAGGAACTGCCCCAGAAGAAAACCGCCCGTTTCAAGGCCTACAAGAAGTGGGCCGAGGACCATGGTCATGACACCAGCGCCATCGAAGCCAACCCCTCCTACACCTACACCTACCCCATGGGTCCGGGTGCGCCACTGGACACCAAGAACCTGATGGCCGGTACCTTCACCTTCCAGCCTGGTGCCGTCTATGCCGTCGGTCAGCACCCCAGCTGGGAAAGTTATGTGGTGATCAAGGGTGAAGGTGAGTTCTACAACTACGACCGCGTGGTTAAGGCCACCCCGGGCACCTTCGTGTTGACCCGTCCCTTCGACGTACACGCCATCAAAAACACCTCTGATGAGCCCCTGGAGATCATCTGGTTCTGGTGGAAAGAGGATGACCAGGCGTTCGATTCCATCCACATCGGTGGCCTGCCCTTTATGCCTGAAGAGTGCTGGACCGATAAGGACGCCCAGAAACACTGCGTTACCCCACCGGTCACCATCAAGCCTGCCATCGGCAAAGACGCCGAAGCCTGGTTGTACGCCGATAAGAAATAA
- a CDS encoding sigma 54-interacting transcriptional regulator: MKRINTLVLDDEQIWVDTLTGLIEELPLDVNIIKATDPRQCSTILDTLDIDLITLDLMMPGITGLQLIKEIHCLHPDISIIVVSGMDNLDTAVECMQAGASDFLVKDSETPLMKQRLHRIIERCCLQRDYRALVTQYLNPTNHCLDNYAPLITRQESLKAVIGYAHTIESSASPLLIQGETGTGKRTLVNCMAGNSQIQEIHCQAPAEVILEQLLGCARGYQNRQQASLGLLHQTEGGVILLRQVEHLPLQAQIVLLDLLTSHRFSPLGSKNQLPVRARFIATSQVQLNTLVEEGLFRADLYYQLSTHQVTLPPLRERGTDLELLVPHLLDKLCQTHNRPVPEIPQELYQLLHHYPFPGNLTELSSMLTDALFYASGGDLSLLPIQRRCHTQEEGCVELISHQVVFPDPLPTISECNELLIREALRRCNGSQKGAAALLGISPAALCRRVAKL; encoded by the coding sequence ATGAAACGCATAAACACTCTGGTACTGGACGACGAGCAGATCTGGGTCGACACCCTCACCGGGTTGATCGAGGAGCTGCCCCTGGACGTCAACATCATCAAGGCCACGGACCCCAGGCAGTGCAGCACCATACTGGACACCCTGGACATCGACCTGATCACCTTGGATCTGATGATGCCCGGCATCACCGGATTGCAGCTAATCAAGGAGATCCATTGTCTGCACCCAGACATCAGCATCATAGTGGTCTCCGGCATGGACAACCTGGATACCGCCGTGGAGTGCATGCAGGCCGGTGCCTCAGATTTTCTGGTGAAAGACAGTGAAACTCCGTTGATGAAACAGCGCCTGCACAGAATCATCGAGCGCTGCTGTCTGCAAAGGGACTATAGGGCCCTGGTCACCCAGTACCTCAATCCCACCAATCACTGCCTGGACAATTATGCCCCCCTGATCACCCGGCAGGAGTCCCTGAAAGCGGTGATCGGCTATGCCCACACCATAGAATCCAGCGCCTCGCCACTGTTGATCCAGGGTGAAACCGGCACCGGCAAGCGGACCCTGGTGAACTGCATGGCCGGCAACAGTCAGATTCAGGAGATTCATTGTCAGGCGCCGGCGGAGGTGATCCTCGAACAGTTGCTGGGCTGTGCCCGTGGCTACCAGAATCGTCAGCAGGCCTCCCTCGGCTTGCTGCACCAGACGGAAGGGGGAGTCATCCTGCTTCGTCAGGTGGAACACCTGCCGCTGCAGGCCCAGATTGTGCTGCTGGATCTGCTGACCAGCCACCGGTTCTCCCCCCTGGGCAGCAAAAACCAGCTGCCGGTCAGAGCCAGATTCATCGCCACCAGCCAGGTCCAGCTGAACACTCTGGTGGAGGAGGGACTGTTCCGTGCCGATCTCTATTATCAGCTCAGCACCCATCAGGTGACCCTGCCCCCATTGCGGGAGCGGGGCACGGATCTTGAGTTGCTGGTTCCCCACCTGCTGGACAAGCTGTGCCAGACCCACAACCGTCCCGTGCCCGAGATACCCCAGGAGCTGTATCAGCTGCTGCACCACTACCCCTTCCCGGGCAACCTGACCGAGCTGTCCAGCATGCTCACCGATGCCCTGTTCTACGCCAGTGGTGGTGACCTGTCGCTGCTGCCGATTCAGCGGCGCTGCCATACCCAGGAGGAGGGCTGTGTCGAGCTCATCAGTCACCAGGTGGTGTTCCCGGACCCTTTGCCGACCATCAGCGAGTGCAATGAACTCTTGATTCGTGAGGCGCTTAGGCGCTGCAACGGCAGCCAGAAAGGGGCCGCCGCCCTGCTGGGGATCTCCCCCGCCGCCCTGTGTCGCCGGGTTGCCAAACTATGA